The Paraburkholderia agricolaris genome includes the window CCACCTGAAGCATTCCCCGCGCGCGGCACTGCTTCGCCGAACGTCCCGTTCGGATATTGCGGATACTCCTTCATCGTGCCGGTGCGCTCGAGCCGCTGCTGGTCGCGCAGTTTTACGCGGCACAGGTTAAGCACGCCGTCCTGCATCGCGGCGAGCACCTTCTGCCCACGTCCGGTTTGCGTGCGCTGATACAGCGCCGTGACAATGCCAAGCGCCAGATGCAAACCGGTGCCGCTGTCGCCGATCTGTGCGCCGGTCACTACCGGCGGGCCATCGTCGAACCCGGTGGTCGAAGCCGCGCCGCCCGCGCATTGCGCGACGTTCTCGTAGACCTTGCAGTCCTCGTAAGGACCCGGGCCGAAGCCCTTGACCGACGCCACGATCATGCGCGGATTCAGTTCCTGAATCCGTTCCCACGTAAAGCCCATTCGATCAAGCGCGCCCGGCGCGAAGTTCTCCACCAGCACGTCGCACTTCTGGATCAGTGCCTCGAGCACCAGCTTGCCTTCCGGATTCTTGGTGTCGATCGTGACCGAGCGCTTGTTGTGATTGAGCATCGTGAAGTACAGGCTGTCCACGTCGGGAATATCGCGTAACTGCTCACGCGTAATGTCGCCGGCACCGGCCCGCTCTACCTTGATCACGTCCGCACCGAACCACGCGAGCAACTGCGTGCAGGTCGGGCCCGATTGCACATGGGTGAAATCGAGAATGCGCACGCCGTCGAGTGCTTTACTCATATCTTGTCTCCAGAAGTTCGCGCGTTTTACTTGTACATGGTTTGATTCTTTGTACCCGGTGCGTATTCGCGCGGGTCG containing:
- the frc gene encoding formyl-CoA transferase; protein product: MSKALDGVRILDFTHVQSGPTCTQLLAWFGADVIKVERAGAGDITREQLRDIPDVDSLYFTMLNHNKRSVTIDTKNPEGKLVLEALIQKCDVLVENFAPGALDRMGFTWERIQELNPRMIVASVKGFGPGPYEDCKVYENVAQCAGGAASTTGFDDGPPVVTGAQIGDSGTGLHLALGIVTALYQRTQTGRGQKVLAAMQDGVLNLCRVKLRDQQRLERTGTMKEYPQYPNGTFGEAVPRAGNASGGGQPGWILKCKGWETDPNAYIYFITQAPVWAKICNVIGKEEWATDPNYATPAARLPHLKDIFAEIERWTMTKTKFEAMQILNKYDIPCGPILSMKEIAEEPSLRKTGTIVEVDHPTRGKYLTVGNPIKLSDSPTEVKRSPLLGEHTDEVMAELGYSPEQINALRTAGAI